A stretch of Dyella sp. BiH032 DNA encodes these proteins:
- a CDS encoding PilX N-terminal domain-containing pilus assembly protein has translation MRHAPFPSRRQRGFTLMMTLIFLVIFLLFAISMASSSMVNTKVASNQQYRVEAKSVAQQGVESVMNQSFTLNPIPASSVPVDVNGDGNNDFTAQVAAPFCLDSKPVLNKDLPMGDVCRTPTSSSGDLVIGSGGATAVLSLCSDTKWEIQSTVTDPNNTATSVTVHQGASVRVPVGTACP, from the coding sequence ATGAGGCATGCGCCCTTCCCTTCCCGGCGCCAGCGCGGCTTCACGCTGATGATGACGCTGATCTTCCTGGTGATCTTCCTGCTGTTCGCCATCTCCATGGCCAGTTCCAGCATGGTCAACACCAAGGTGGCGTCCAACCAGCAGTACCGCGTGGAAGCCAAGAGCGTCGCCCAGCAGGGCGTGGAGTCGGTGATGAACCAGTCCTTCACGCTCAACCCGATTCCCGCTTCGTCGGTTCCGGTGGACGTCAACGGCGACGGCAATAACGATTTCACCGCCCAGGTGGCGGCGCCGTTCTGCCTCGATAGCAAGCCGGTCCTCAACAAAGACCTGCCGATGGGCGACGTGTGCCGCACGCCCACCAGCAGCAGCGGCGACCTGGTGATCGGTTCCGGCGGCGCCACGGCCGTCCTGTCGCTGTGCTCCGACACGAAGTGGGAAATCCAGTCGACCGTCACCGATCCGAACAACACCGCGACTTCGGTCACCGTGCACCAGGGTGCATCGGTCCGCGTCCCCGTGGGAACCGCCTGTCCATGA
- a CDS encoding transporter, with amino-acid sequence MKLKNASTLAALGVLGLMAQAAHADDSTVKVGAGVDYTSGKYGTSETTDITQVPVSLGYDTGDWSLKLVVPYIRVSGPADVIPGVGPVNNGNPNGRGKGHGKGQGSAGSTSTTADTTTGSASGLGDVIASATYSAYHNDANNFGIDLTGKVKFGTADEDKGLGTGKNDYTFAVDMYKGFGQWTLFGGVSYTSLGSSQYIKLDDVFGANVGASYKLDSQSTIGAYYDYREKASSTSFSRSELTGYYSYKFASQWKAQVYATKGFTDGSPDWGVGASVVYSF; translated from the coding sequence ATGAAGCTGAAGAACGCAAGCACGCTCGCCGCCCTCGGCGTGCTGGGCCTGATGGCCCAGGCGGCGCACGCCGACGACTCCACCGTGAAGGTGGGTGCCGGCGTGGATTACACCTCCGGCAAGTACGGCACGTCGGAGACCACCGACATCACCCAGGTGCCGGTCTCCCTCGGTTACGACACCGGCGACTGGTCGCTGAAGCTGGTGGTGCCGTACATCCGCGTGTCCGGTCCCGCGGACGTCATTCCCGGCGTGGGTCCGGTGAACAACGGCAACCCGAACGGCCGCGGCAAGGGCCACGGCAAGGGCCAGGGTTCGGCCGGTTCCACCAGCACCACGGCGGACACCACGACGGGCTCGGCTTCCGGTCTCGGTGATGTCATCGCTTCGGCGACGTACTCGGCATACCACAACGATGCGAACAACTTCGGCATCGATCTCACCGGCAAGGTGAAGTTCGGCACCGCCGACGAAGACAAAGGCCTGGGCACCGGCAAGAACGACTACACGTTCGCGGTGGACATGTACAAGGGCTTCGGCCAGTGGACGCTGTTCGGCGGCGTCAGCTACACCTCGCTGGGCAGCTCGCAGTACATCAAGCTCGACGACGTGTTCGGCGCGAACGTCGGCGCGAGCTACAAGCTCGACAGCCAGAGCACCATCGGCGCGTACTACGACTATCGCGAAAAGGCGTCCAGCACGAGCTTCTCGCGCAGCGAGCTGACGGGCTACTACTCGTACAAGTTTGCGAGCCAGTGGAAGGCCCAGGTGTATGCCACCAAGGGCTTCACCGACGGCAGCCCGGATTGGGGTGTCGGCGCTTCGGTGGTCTATTCGTTCTAA
- a CDS encoding PilC/PilY family type IV pilus protein, protein MSHTRPSLSRRLRKLAFAAALLALPGLALAEDIDLYTGAPVNGGSPNLMILLDNAAAWNGSANFTCPTTSYVGSNNNGKDVGFEQCALYQAVTTIGSNAQLLGKINMGLMLFDSAKNPTNGGIFRFPNVGRADPGPLPLMDSTGIASFQTAIKTIDRANDTSNNSQVGGGMEEMWAYFAGGTGLSGVKYKSPLSGPCQKSFVIYIANAMNNGKPQDPSNSPSALSSLTQALGQAPTQITIPPPYNKYQSNWGDEWAQYMYNTDLSGGTSTNPQNIITYTIAVTDGTNPDYVQFLQSMASHGGGKAFVVNINDPNALDALISDLMQIFNEVQSINSVFASVSLPISVNSQGVSLNQVYVGMFRPDPTALPRWVGNLKQYQLGLDSNGNVVTEDSLGNSAISNNGSGFISPNALSYWTSDQQTGTPRNGPLTFPGGTSVVANWPTTGFWINKPSGVSQAYDAVDGEVVEKGGVGEMLRADYLTSQTGRTVYTCNSVGGCPTTVAMPSFNTSNSSLTTTALGTTSADLSNLINWVRGADNTSPNNEAEPGPGGVVTIRPSIHGDVLHSRPAIVNYGGSTGVVVFYGSNDGFFRAVNGNQTAGIGNVRPGGELWSFVAPEFFGKLKRLRDNSPVIKLPGITDATAKPKDYFFDGTTTVYQDQRVSPAKTYIYLTARRGGRFVYAFDVTDPTAPRFLWKKSNTDIPELGQTWSQPKVARVKGNTNPVLIMGGGYDTAEDADPVQSADTMGRAIVVLDAVSGAPVWVAAPNCTGEPSPCLSVPGMTFAIPSDITMLDRDGDGYIERLYVGDLGGNIWRADLEPNALTSPSNWTVSQIASLGGTGTNARKFFYPPDVVPTSSYDAVVGATGDREHPLASNAASNVINRFYSLRDTNTGSSVAASWTTITESSLSDATNTLYTGSGSGFYITLANAGEKAVNAPLTVAGYTYFGTNQPANPTNNPNMCYPNLGIARGYAINFLDGSGMNPNRFVKFDGGGMPPSPIFGLVQLPTAGGGTLLTPVLIGGGNQLGQVGGNNTSSLGSQKVTPPGTGKRKRTYWYIDGVK, encoded by the coding sequence ATGTCCCACACGCGCCCATCCTTGAGCCGCCGCCTGCGCAAGCTGGCGTTCGCCGCTGCCCTCCTGGCGCTGCCGGGCCTGGCCCTCGCCGAGGACATCGACCTGTACACCGGCGCGCCGGTGAACGGTGGCTCGCCGAATCTGATGATCCTGCTCGACAACGCCGCGGCGTGGAACGGCAGCGCGAACTTCACCTGCCCCACCACGAGCTACGTTGGCAGCAACAACAACGGCAAGGACGTAGGTTTCGAGCAATGCGCGCTTTATCAAGCCGTCACCACGATCGGCTCGAACGCCCAGCTGCTCGGCAAGATCAACATGGGGCTGATGCTCTTCGACTCTGCGAAGAACCCCACCAACGGCGGCATCTTCAGGTTCCCCAACGTCGGCCGTGCCGACCCCGGTCCGCTGCCCCTCATGGACAGCACCGGCATCGCGTCCTTCCAGACGGCGATCAAGACCATCGACCGCGCCAACGACACCTCCAACAATTCGCAGGTCGGCGGCGGCATGGAGGAGATGTGGGCCTACTTCGCCGGCGGCACCGGCCTCAGCGGCGTGAAGTACAAATCGCCGTTGTCCGGCCCTTGCCAGAAGAGTTTCGTGATCTACATCGCCAACGCGATGAACAACGGCAAGCCCCAGGATCCCTCGAACAGCCCGAGTGCACTGTCGTCGCTGACGCAGGCGCTGGGCCAGGCGCCTACCCAGATCACCATTCCGCCGCCCTACAACAAGTACCAGTCCAACTGGGGCGACGAGTGGGCGCAGTACATGTACAACACGGACCTCTCCGGGGGTACGTCGACCAATCCGCAGAACATCATCACGTACACGATCGCCGTCACCGACGGCACCAACCCCGACTACGTGCAGTTCCTGCAGAGCATGGCCAGCCACGGCGGCGGCAAGGCCTTCGTGGTGAACATCAACGATCCGAACGCGCTCGATGCGCTGATCTCGGATCTGATGCAGATCTTCAACGAAGTGCAGTCGATCAACAGCGTGTTCGCCTCGGTCAGCTTGCCGATCAGCGTGAACAGCCAGGGCGTGTCGTTGAACCAGGTGTACGTGGGCATGTTCCGCCCCGACCCGACCGCCCTGCCACGCTGGGTGGGCAACCTCAAGCAGTATCAGCTGGGCCTGGACAGCAACGGCAACGTGGTCACCGAGGACTCGCTGGGCAACTCAGCGATCAGCAATAACGGCTCGGGCTTCATCTCGCCGAACGCGCTGAGCTACTGGACCTCCGATCAGCAGACCGGCACGCCGCGCAACGGCCCGCTGACCTTCCCCGGCGGTACCAGCGTGGTGGCCAACTGGCCCACGACGGGCTTCTGGATCAACAAGCCTTCCGGCGTGTCGCAGGCTTACGACGCCGTGGACGGCGAAGTGGTGGAGAAAGGCGGTGTGGGCGAAATGCTGCGCGCCGATTACCTGACTTCGCAGACGGGGCGCACGGTCTACACGTGCAACAGCGTGGGCGGCTGCCCCACCACCGTCGCTATGCCTAGCTTCAACACCAGCAACAGCTCCCTTACCACCACCGCGCTCGGCACGACCAGCGCGGACCTGTCCAATCTGATCAACTGGGTGCGCGGCGCCGACAACACCAGCCCGAACAACGAAGCCGAGCCCGGTCCCGGCGGTGTGGTGACGATCCGCCCGTCGATCCATGGCGACGTGCTGCACTCGCGCCCGGCCATCGTCAACTATGGCGGCAGCACCGGCGTGGTGGTGTTCTACGGCTCGAACGATGGCTTCTTCCGCGCGGTCAACGGCAACCAGACCGCCGGCATCGGCAACGTGCGGCCCGGCGGCGAGCTGTGGTCGTTCGTCGCGCCGGAGTTCTTCGGCAAGCTCAAGCGCCTGCGCGACAACAGCCCGGTGATCAAACTGCCCGGCATCACCGATGCGACGGCCAAGCCGAAGGACTACTTCTTCGACGGCACGACCACCGTGTACCAGGACCAGCGCGTCTCGCCCGCGAAGACCTATATCTACCTCACCGCGCGCCGCGGCGGCCGCTTCGTCTACGCCTTCGACGTGACCGATCCGACGGCGCCGCGCTTCCTGTGGAAGAAGTCCAATACGGACATTCCCGAGCTGGGCCAGACCTGGTCGCAGCCCAAGGTCGCGCGCGTCAAGGGCAACACCAATCCGGTGCTGATCATGGGCGGCGGCTACGACACGGCCGAGGACGCCGACCCGGTGCAGAGCGCCGACACCATGGGCCGGGCCATCGTCGTGCTGGATGCCGTTAGCGGCGCCCCGGTATGGGTCGCTGCGCCGAACTGCACCGGCGAGCCCTCGCCCTGCCTGAGCGTGCCGGGGATGACCTTCGCGATACCGTCGGACATCACCATGCTGGATCGCGACGGCGACGGTTATATCGAGCGCCTGTACGTGGGCGACCTCGGCGGCAACATCTGGCGCGCCGACCTGGAGCCCAACGCGCTGACCTCGCCGTCCAACTGGACCGTGTCCCAGATCGCCAGCCTGGGCGGCACCGGCACCAATGCGCGCAAGTTCTTCTATCCGCCGGACGTCGTGCCGACCTCGAGCTACGACGCCGTCGTGGGCGCCACCGGCGACCGCGAACATCCGCTGGCGTCGAACGCCGCCTCCAATGTCATCAACCGCTTCTACAGCCTGCGCGACACCAATACCGGCAGTTCGGTGGCGGCCAGCTGGACGACCATCACCGAATCCAGCCTTTCCGATGCCACCAACACGCTGTACACGGGCAGCGGCAGCGGCTTCTACATCACGCTAGCGAATGCGGGCGAGAAGGCGGTCAACGCACCGCTGACGGTGGCCGGCTACACCTATTTCGGCACCAACCAGCCGGCCAATCCGACGAACAACCCGAACATGTGCTACCCCAACCTGGGTATCGCGCGCGGCTATGCCATCAACTTCCTCGACGGCAGCGGCATGAACCCGAACCGCTTCGTGAAGTTCGACGGCGGCGGCATGCCCCCGTCGCCGATCTTCGGCCTGGTGCAGCTGCCCACGGCCGGCGGCGGCACGTTGCTCACGCCGGTACTCATCGGCGGCGGCAACCAGCTGGGCCAGGTGGGCGGCAACAACACGTCCTCCCTGGGTTCGCAGAAGGTCACGCCGCCGGGTACGGGCAAGCGCAAGCGCACGTACTGGTACATCGACGGCGTGAAGTAA
- the pilV gene encoding type IV pilus modification protein PilV produces MKHERGILLIEVLVSMLIASVALLGTVTLMARSTRNEMESYQRVQALTLVQDMVSRINANRQVAACYSNGATGLTTGTGSAAPPTCATGTPTPTALQAATANADLAAWRNALLGAGEVSGGNKVGAMIGAIGCVEQIDATNNIYRVTVVWQGLMPTAAPSLTCGQNQFGPDDKLRRAVSVQVRIANLT; encoded by the coding sequence ATGAAACACGAGCGCGGCATTCTGCTGATCGAAGTGCTGGTCTCGATGCTCATCGCCTCCGTGGCGCTATTGGGCACGGTGACGCTCATGGCGCGCTCGACGCGCAACGAGATGGAGTCCTACCAGCGCGTGCAGGCCCTCACCCTGGTGCAGGACATGGTGTCCCGCATCAATGCCAACCGGCAGGTGGCCGCCTGCTATTCCAATGGCGCCACGGGCCTGACCACCGGCACCGGCTCGGCCGCGCCGCCCACCTGCGCCACCGGCACGCCGACCCCGACCGCGCTGCAGGCCGCCACCGCCAACGCCGACCTGGCGGCATGGCGCAATGCGCTGCTCGGCGCGGGCGAGGTCTCGGGCGGCAACAAGGTCGGCGCGATGATCGGCGCGATCGGCTGCGTCGAACAGATCGATGCCACGAACAACATCTATCGCGTCACGGTGGTCTGGCAAGGGTTGATGCCGACCGCCGCGCCCAGCCTGACCTGCGGTCAGAACCAGTTCGGCCCTGACGACAAACTGCGCCGCGCGGTCAGCGTGCAGGTCCGGATCGCCAATCTCACCTGA
- a CDS encoding type IV pilin protein, whose translation MVTPALPFSTAPDAHARAGRARARGFTLVELMIVVAVIAILAAVAIPNYYRYMLRANRAAAEDVMLDMASAQERYMIDSRVYTTDPSQLGYGTLPDSVSSNYTFTIALVAGPPPGYTITAAPKSGSLQSRDTDCGTLKLDSSGNKTASGSSTTCWKK comes from the coding sequence ATGGTCACGCCTGCTTTGCCATTCAGCACAGCGCCGGACGCCCATGCGCGAGCGGGCCGGGCGCGCGCGCGCGGCTTCACGCTGGTCGAACTGATGATCGTGGTGGCGGTCATCGCCATCCTCGCCGCCGTCGCCATTCCCAACTACTACCGCTACATGCTGCGCGCCAACCGCGCCGCGGCCGAGGACGTGATGCTCGACATGGCCAGCGCCCAGGAGCGCTACATGATCGACAGCCGGGTGTACACGACTGACCCGTCTCAATTGGGTTACGGGACGCTGCCCGATTCGGTCTCGTCCAACTACACCTTCACGATCGCCCTGGTGGCCGGCCCTCCCCCGGGATACACCATCACCGCGGCGCCCAAATCCGGCAGTTTGCAGAGCCGCGACACGGACTGCGGCACGCTCAAGCTGGATAGCAGCGGCAACAAGACCGCCAGCGGCTCTTCCACGACATGCTGGAAGAAGTAG
- a CDS encoding PilW family protein, translated as MRPHRPTLHPHRQRGLSLVELMIGVTIGLALLAALGSLYVATSKARAEFNKTGEQVENGRYALESMARDIEMAGFFGRPGLPVSLQYSLPGPCTTAQASMGFDTTTSPLTVPVAVSGVAAGGAVPTCLTNMATGSEAITVRYASGNVTPAASGTEYYLQQSSCTTDTKQLVYDNKSASFTLLGKTCSGAQPAELRKYVVRSYYLAGCDNCGTGGDSMPTLKVAEFINGSIQVSSLVAGIQDVHLAYGVDTDNNGSPDCYVDNPAIDNSATCTGSGGYSWINATTNWANVTAVRVTVLARNLDPTVGWTDTRTYDLGRATPDGPYNDAYKRHVYSAVARVWNVGGVREN; from the coding sequence ATGCGCCCTCACCGCCCAACTCTGCATCCCCATCGCCAGCGCGGCTTGTCGCTGGTCGAGCTGATGATCGGCGTCACGATCGGGCTGGCGCTGTTGGCCGCGCTCGGCTCGCTCTACGTCGCCACCTCCAAGGCCCGCGCCGAATTCAACAAGACCGGCGAACAGGTGGAAAACGGCCGCTATGCGCTGGAGTCGATGGCGCGCGACATCGAGATGGCCGGCTTCTTCGGGCGCCCCGGCCTGCCGGTGTCGCTGCAGTACAGCCTGCCCGGCCCCTGCACGACCGCCCAGGCTTCGATGGGCTTCGATACCACCACCTCGCCGCTCACCGTGCCGGTCGCCGTGTCCGGCGTGGCCGCCGGTGGCGCGGTGCCGACCTGCCTGACCAACATGGCGACGGGAAGCGAAGCGATCACCGTCCGCTATGCCTCGGGCAATGTCACGCCGGCCGCTTCGGGTACCGAGTACTACCTGCAGCAGTCCAGTTGCACCACTGACACGAAACAGCTCGTCTACGACAACAAGTCCGCGAGCTTCACGCTGCTGGGCAAGACCTGCAGCGGCGCCCAGCCCGCGGAACTACGCAAGTACGTGGTCCGTTCCTATTACCTGGCCGGTTGCGACAACTGCGGCACGGGCGGCGACAGCATGCCGACCCTCAAGGTCGCGGAGTTCATCAACGGCTCGATCCAGGTCTCGTCGCTGGTGGCGGGCATCCAGGACGTGCATCTGGCCTACGGCGTCGACACCGACAACAACGGCTCGCCGGATTGCTACGTCGACAACCCGGCCATCGACAACTCGGCCACCTGCACCGGCAGCGGCGGCTACAGCTGGATCAACGCGACCACCAACTGGGCCAACGTGACCGCGGTACGCGTGACCGTGCTGGCGCGCAACCTCGATCCGACGGTGGGATGGACGGACACGCGTACCTACGACCTGGGCCGCGCGACGCCGGACGGCCCCTACAACGACGCTTACAAGCGCCACGTCTACAGCGCGGTCGCGCGCGTGTGGAATGTCGGCGGCGTACGGGAGAACTGA
- a CDS encoding GspH/FimT family pseudopilin: MRHESNGFTLVELMVTISVLLVLAVLAVPQMAPFLQRQRLKNATMDLASSVVLARSEAIKRNGPVYVVANGSDWSKGWTVSSAATVSTASTIRAQSALDGLSISETGGNTSFNFGGDGRMSGTGLSFSVQPTVTSRGQQPLCVAVGATGRVQTTKGACS; the protein is encoded by the coding sequence ATGCGCCACGAATCGAACGGATTCACCTTGGTGGAGCTGATGGTCACGATCTCGGTACTGCTGGTGCTCGCCGTGCTGGCCGTGCCCCAGATGGCCCCCTTCTTGCAACGCCAACGGCTGAAGAACGCCACCATGGACCTGGCCTCCAGCGTCGTGCTCGCGCGCAGCGAGGCGATCAAGCGCAACGGCCCGGTCTACGTGGTCGCCAATGGCTCGGACTGGAGCAAGGGGTGGACCGTGAGCAGCGCCGCGACCGTATCGACCGCCAGCACCATCCGCGCGCAGAGTGCGCTGGATGGGCTCAGCATCAGCGAGACCGGCGGCAACACCTCGTTCAATTTCGGCGGCGACGGCCGCATGTCGGGTACGGGCCTGTCGTTCTCCGTGCAGCCCACGGTCACGTCGCGGGGCCAGCAGCCGCTGTGCGTCGCGGTGGGCGCCACCGGTCGCGTGCAGACCACCAAGGGAGCCTGCTCATGA
- a CDS encoding arginase family protein — MRKRDPLILDFDGSVGEIAGATTVPLGDWQEAIRFGCTLRTFARLRRHLDAVAPPGHGTVLMGSGDYHHLTWPLVERQRARGPFQLVVFDNHPDNMRFPWGIHCGSWVRKVAMLPYVNHVHVVGITSSDIGAGHAWENYLQPLRAGKLTYWCMDVDVGWSAKLGLQDAFRRFDDPDALTAAFVAQLRQAPQPTYLSIDKDAFSVATARTNWDQGRLEEHHAMAIIESLRGRIVASDINGEVSAYRYRTWWKRLLSGMDGQEPVPQHELDAWQAQQRELNTRLLAAIGESSI, encoded by the coding sequence ATGCGCAAGCGTGATCCCCTGATCCTGGATTTCGACGGTTCCGTCGGTGAGATCGCCGGCGCCACCACCGTTCCGCTCGGCGACTGGCAGGAGGCGATCCGCTTCGGCTGCACGCTGCGCACGTTCGCGCGCCTGCGACGCCATCTGGACGCGGTGGCTCCGCCCGGGCACGGCACGGTGCTGATGGGCTCCGGCGATTATCACCATCTCACCTGGCCGCTGGTCGAGCGCCAGCGCGCGCGCGGGCCGTTCCAGCTGGTGGTGTTCGACAACCATCCGGACAACATGCGCTTCCCGTGGGGCATCCATTGCGGCTCGTGGGTGCGCAAGGTCGCCATGCTGCCGTACGTGAACCACGTGCACGTCGTCGGCATCACGTCCTCCGACATCGGTGCCGGCCATGCCTGGGAGAACTACCTGCAGCCCTTGCGCGCGGGCAAGCTCACCTACTGGTGCATGGACGTGGACGTGGGCTGGTCCGCGAAGCTGGGCCTGCAGGATGCGTTTCGCCGTTTCGACGACCCGGATGCGCTGACCGCTGCCTTCGTGGCGCAACTGCGTCAGGCGCCGCAGCCGACCTATCTCTCGATCGACAAGGACGCTTTCAGCGTCGCTACCGCGCGTACCAACTGGGACCAGGGCCGGCTGGAAGAGCATCACGCGATGGCCATCATCGAGTCGCTGCGCGGGCGCATCGTCGCCAGCGACATCAATGGCGAAGTCTCGGCGTATCGCTACCGCACCTGGTGGAAGCGCCTGCTCAGCGGCATGGATGGTCAGGAACCGGTGCCGCAACACGAGCTGGACGCCTGGCAGGCGCAGCAACGCGAACTCAATACGCGGCTGCTCGCCGCCATCGGCGAAAGCAGCATCTGA